In Thermoanaerobaculales bacterium, one DNA window encodes the following:
- a CDS encoding SagB/ThcOx family dehydrogenase — protein sequence MRTRSQRGMLVASLLLVGAVAETATQETTTLALDPPDLKRGVAVMEALSRRASATEWSDQELRRQDLSDLLWAANGINRPDIGKRTAPSAMNAQDVDVYVFNDDGAYLYDARQHALRLVFAGDVRAEVTRRPEAAPPSPPPPPAAPPGEAKTGPPATPTAGYPGGAPQAAPVLLVLVSDISRFTRGTQEMKLELAAIDTGIVSQNISLFCAGTGLATRPRASMNRELIRSLLKLTDSQYPLLNHPVGYPRPAQ from the coding sequence GTGCGAACGAGATCGCAGCGCGGCATGCTGGTGGCTTCACTGCTCCTGGTTGGCGCGGTCGCAGAGACCGCGACGCAGGAGACGACGACCCTGGCGCTCGATCCGCCCGACCTCAAGCGGGGCGTCGCCGTCATGGAGGCGCTGTCGCGCCGTGCCTCGGCGACGGAGTGGTCCGATCAGGAGCTGAGGCGCCAGGACCTCTCCGACCTGCTGTGGGCCGCCAACGGCATCAATCGCCCGGACATCGGGAAGCGCACCGCGCCGTCGGCGATGAACGCGCAGGACGTCGACGTCTATGTCTTCAACGATGACGGCGCATACCTCTACGACGCCCGGCAGCACGCGCTGCGGCTCGTGTTCGCCGGCGACGTGCGGGCAGAGGTGACAAGGCGCCCCGAGGCGGCACCCCCCAGCCCGCCGCCACCACCGGCTGCGCCGCCGGGAGAGGCCAAGACCGGCCCCCCCGCGACGCCCACCGCCGGTTACCCTGGCGGCGCGCCCCAGGCCGCACCCGTCCTGCTCGTTCTGGTCTCGGACATCTCGCGATTCACGCGCGGCACCCAGGAGATGAAGCTGGAGCTCGCCGCCATCGACACCGGCATCGTGTCGCAGAACATCTCGCTGTTCTGCGCGGGAACCGGACTCGCCACGCGGCCGCGGGCCAGCATGAACAGGGAGCTCATCAGGAGCCTGCTCAAGCTCACGGACAGCCAGTACCCGCTCCTGAACCACCCGGTCGGGTACCCGAGGCCGGCCCAGTAG